The proteins below come from a single Streptomyces tubercidicus genomic window:
- a CDS encoding AraC family transcriptional regulator, with protein sequence MAMVSGEHAADGGPGAAAVPRARGEWARHWRYDGLPGLDLLRARYVRHSFPRHAHDGYVVCAVTAGIEEVGLREGTVRAGHGGIIMLNPEVAHTARAGAPEGWAYATLYPSYEVVAEIAEETTALRGTAGFDRTVAQDPQLAGMITEIHRAAETGNALAADSLLRIAVARLLRRYGGPLPARTPRTAGARTAACARTVLEERMADPPSLERLAQELGTGPFALLRAFKGAYGMPPHTWLTDARVRRARRLLEAGRTPADTAVAVGFADQPHLNRHFTRIVGVPPGAYRRERSA encoded by the coding sequence ATGGCCATGGTCAGCGGGGAGCACGCGGCCGACGGCGGGCCCGGTGCGGCCGCCGTGCCGCGGGCGCGCGGCGAGTGGGCGCGCCACTGGCGCTACGACGGGCTGCCCGGCCTCGACCTGCTGCGCGCCCGCTACGTCCGGCACTCCTTCCCCCGTCATGCGCACGACGGCTATGTCGTCTGCGCGGTCACCGCCGGCATCGAGGAGGTCGGGCTCCGGGAGGGCACCGTCCGGGCAGGCCACGGCGGCATCATCATGCTCAACCCGGAGGTCGCGCACACCGCCCGGGCGGGCGCACCCGAGGGTTGGGCCTACGCCACGCTCTACCCGTCCTACGAGGTCGTCGCGGAGATCGCCGAGGAGACCACGGCCCTGCGCGGCACCGCGGGATTCGACCGGACGGTCGCCCAGGACCCGCAGCTCGCCGGCATGATCACCGAGATCCACCGGGCCGCCGAGACCGGCAACGCCCTGGCCGCCGACAGTCTGCTGCGGATCGCCGTGGCCCGGCTGCTGCGCCGCTACGGAGGTCCGCTTCCGGCGCGAACGCCCCGCACCGCGGGCGCCCGGACCGCCGCCTGCGCCCGGACCGTCCTGGAGGAGCGGATGGCCGACCCGCCCTCCCTGGAGAGGCTGGCGCAGGAACTCGGTACCGGCCCGTTCGCGCTGCTGCGGGCCTTCAAGGGTGCGTACGGCATGCCACCGCACACCTGGCTCACCGACGCCCGGGTGCGCCGGGCCCGCAGGCTCCTGGAAGCGGGCCGCACACCCGCCGATACGGCCGTCGCCGTCGGCTTCGCCGACCAGCCGCATCTGAACCGGCACTTCACCCGGATCGTCGGCGTACCTCCCGGGGCGTACCGGAGGGAGCGCTCGGCCTAG
- a CDS encoding rhodanese-like domain-containing protein — MSAIDALLAQARRQLGHRVDAREAAAVQEAGGLLVDIRYAELRERDGTVPGALIVERNELEWRLDPTGAHRAPEATHHDLPIVVICNEGYASSLAALSLRQLGLHRATDLAGGFQAWRRAGLGVASGAGSEVGGR, encoded by the coding sequence ATGAGCGCGATCGACGCGCTGCTGGCGCAGGCCCGGCGCCAGTTGGGGCACCGGGTCGATGCCCGGGAGGCCGCCGCCGTCCAGGAGGCGGGCGGGCTGCTGGTGGACATCCGCTATGCGGAGCTGCGGGAGCGCGACGGCACCGTCCCCGGCGCGCTGATCGTCGAACGCAATGAGCTGGAATGGCGGCTCGACCCGACGGGCGCACACCGCGCCCCCGAGGCGACACATCACGATCTGCCGATCGTGGTCATCTGCAACGAGGGCTACGCATCGAGCCTCGCCGCGCTCTCCCTGCGTCAGCTGGGCCTGCACCGCGCGACCGACCTGGCCGGCGGCTTCCAGGCCTGGCGACGGGCGGGGTTGGGGGTGGCTTCGGGGGCGGGTTCGGAGGTGGGGGGCCGCTGA
- a CDS encoding AI-2E family transporter, with the protein MPRWLPRAMVLALALVACFQLATWGFHQLITLLLNVLIAFFLALAVEPAVDWMAARGMRRGLATGLVFLSILVVAAGFFALLGSMLAGQIANMVEEFPQYLDSVISWINNTLHTHLSRVQVQNNLLKSDWLQKYVTDSANNVLAVSATVLGSLFNLLTVALFSFYFAADGPRLRRALCSVLPPHRQTEVLRAWEIAVAKTGGYLYSRGLMALISGIAHYVLLEILGVPYAPALGMWVGLVSQFIPTIGTYLAGALPILIAFTVDPWYALWVFGFVVIYQQCENYLLQPRITAKTVDIHPAVAFGSVVAGTALMGAVGALIAIPATATLQAFLGAYVKRYEVTDDPRVHGRRERGVRALARLRRNLHYAQPSAPLEDRKAGATRAEDQDVS; encoded by the coding sequence ATGCCGCGCTGGCTGCCGCGCGCCATGGTGCTCGCGCTCGCCCTCGTGGCCTGCTTCCAGCTCGCCACCTGGGGATTCCACCAGCTGATCACCCTGCTGCTGAACGTGCTGATCGCGTTCTTCCTCGCGCTGGCCGTCGAACCGGCCGTCGACTGGATGGCGGCCCGGGGCATGCGGCGCGGGCTGGCCACCGGACTGGTCTTTCTGAGCATTCTCGTCGTCGCGGCCGGATTCTTCGCGTTGCTCGGCTCGATGCTCGCCGGACAGATAGCCAACATGGTCGAGGAGTTCCCGCAGTACCTGGACTCCGTGATCAGCTGGATCAACAACACCCTGCACACCCACCTCTCGCGGGTCCAGGTGCAGAACAACCTGCTCAAGTCCGACTGGCTGCAGAAGTACGTCACGGACAGCGCCAACAACGTGCTGGCCGTCTCGGCGACGGTGCTGGGCAGTCTGTTCAACCTGCTGACGGTGGCGCTGTTCTCGTTCTACTTCGCCGCCGACGGCCCCCGGCTGCGCCGCGCGCTGTGCTCCGTGCTGCCGCCGCACCGCCAGACGGAGGTGCTGCGCGCCTGGGAGATCGCGGTCGCCAAGACCGGCGGATATCTCTACTCGCGCGGTCTGATGGCGCTGATCTCCGGCATCGCGCACTATGTGCTGCTGGAGATCCTGGGGGTGCCGTACGCCCCGGCGCTGGGCATGTGGGTGGGCCTGGTCTCCCAGTTCATCCCGACCATAGGGACCTATCTGGCGGGCGCCCTGCCCATCCTGATCGCGTTCACCGTCGACCCCTGGTACGCGCTGTGGGTCTTCGGCTTCGTCGTGATCTACCAGCAGTGCGAGAACTACCTCCTGCAGCCGCGGATCACCGCCAAGACGGTGGACATCCATCCCGCCGTCGCCTTCGGCTCGGTCGTCGCCGGTACGGCCCTGATGGGCGCGGTGGGCGCGCTGATCGCGATCCCGGCGACGGCGACGCTGCAAGCCTTCCTCGGCGCGTATGTGAAGCGGTACGAGGTCACCGACGACCCGCGGGTCCACGGCCGACGCGAGCGAGGTGTCCGTGCCCTGGCCCGCCTGCGGCGGAATCTGCACTACGCGCAGCCGTCGGCTCCGCTGGAGGACCGGAAGGCGGGCGCCACCCGGGCCGAGGACCAGGACGTCAGCTGA
- a CDS encoding DUF3046 domain-containing protein translates to MRLTVFWQRMADHFGAAYADSFARDHVMSGLGGRTVHEALDAGWSAKEVWRVVCSVMDVPSDKR, encoded by the coding sequence ATGCGGTTGACGGTCTTCTGGCAGCGGATGGCGGATCACTTCGGTGCGGCGTATGCCGACTCCTTCGCGCGCGATCATGTGATGTCCGGCCTCGGCGGCCGGACCGTTCATGAGGCGCTGGACGCGGGGTGGAGCGCCAAAGAGGTGTGGCGGGTGGTCTGCTCGGTCATGGATGTGCCGTCCGACAAACGCTGA
- a CDS encoding AzlC family ABC transporter permease, with amino-acid sequence MPEQIEIRTTERAAPPPPAPPSTSDAAVIRDALGVGVAVGLSGFAFGVTSAGVGLSLLQTCALSLLVFTGASQFALVGALAAGGNPLTAAAGAFFLGARNAFYGLRLSAVLGYRSTVKPFAAHWVIDETSAVTLAQPDRRTARLGFTVTGLTLYVLWNLTTLVGALGAEALGDTEAWGLDAAGPAVFLALLAPMLKDTVERVAAGLAVVLVMVTLPLLPTGVPVLISALAAPAVLVVQGRRERAKEAGTAQEPGVVPAGPADPPARPDGAPESRTAIEEDRA; translated from the coding sequence GTGCCAGAACAGATAGAGATACGCACCACGGAGCGGGCCGCGCCACCGCCGCCGGCACCGCCTTCGACATCCGACGCCGCCGTCATCAGGGACGCACTCGGCGTCGGCGTCGCCGTCGGCCTTTCCGGATTCGCCTTCGGTGTGACGTCGGCCGGCGTCGGGCTCAGCCTCCTGCAGACCTGTGCGCTCAGCCTGCTGGTGTTCACCGGTGCCTCACAGTTCGCCCTGGTCGGCGCGCTGGCGGCGGGCGGCAATCCGCTCACCGCCGCGGCCGGCGCGTTCTTCCTGGGCGCCCGCAACGCCTTCTACGGGCTGAGGCTGTCCGCCGTCCTCGGGTACCGGTCCACGGTCAAACCCTTCGCCGCCCACTGGGTCATCGACGAAACCTCGGCCGTCACCCTGGCCCAGCCCGACCGGCGCACCGCCCGTCTGGGCTTCACCGTCACCGGGCTGACCCTCTACGTCCTGTGGAACCTCACCACCCTCGTCGGTGCCCTGGGCGCCGAGGCGCTCGGCGACACCGAGGCCTGGGGACTGGACGCTGCCGGCCCCGCAGTCTTCCTGGCGCTGCTCGCGCCGATGCTCAAGGACACCGTGGAGCGGGTCGCGGCCGGTCTCGCCGTGGTGCTGGTCATGGTGACGCTGCCGCTGCTGCCCACCGGTGTACCGGTGCTGATCTCGGCGCTCGCCGCACCCGCCGTCCTCGTCGTCCAGGGGCGCCGGGAGCGGGCGAAGGAGGCCGGCACGGCGCAGGAGCCGGGCGTCGTCCCGGCCGGCCCCGCCGATCCGCCCGCGCGCCCGGACGGGGCCCCCGAGAGCCGCACCGCCATCGAGGAGGACCGGGCATGA
- a CDS encoding DEAD/DEAH box helicase, protein MAQAALDSFSPATRGWFAGAFSAPTAAQEGAWRAIGAGSDVLVVAPTGSGKTLAAFLASLDALASAPPPAEPKKRCRVLYVSPLKALAVDVERNLRSPLTGIRQESVRLGLPEPDITVGIRSGDTPPAERRSIANRPPDILITTPESLFLMLTSSAREALAGVETVILDEVHAVAGTKRGAHLALSLERLDELLARPARRIGLSATVRPVEEVARYLSPRRRVEIVQPPSGKRFDLSVVVPVEDMGELGGSPVQEGDTGEKPSIWPQVEEKIADLVQAHRSTIVFANSRRLAERLCNRLNEIAYERSTGEPLPEHHSPAELMAEAGAAKGAPAVLARAHHGSVSKEQRAQVEEDLKAGRLPAVVATSSLELGIDMGAVDLVVQVESPPSVASGLQRVGRAGHQVGAVSTGIVFPKYRGDLVQAAVVTERMRSGAIEALRVPANPLDVLAQQVVAMAAMDTWDVEELLGLVRRAAPFAALPESAFTAVLDMLAGRYPSDAFAELRPRLVWDRVAHTVTGRPGAQRLAVTSGGTIPDRGLFGVFLAGGDSGKGGGRRVGELDEEMVYESRVGDVFTLGTTSWRIEDITRDRVLVTPAPGVPGRLPFWKGDQLGRPLELGRALGAFLREVGSLPPKDAGARLSAAGLDDWAVSNVLSYLAEQKQACGHVPDDRTIVVERFRDELGDWRVVIHSPFGAQVHAPWALALGARLAERHGMDAQVMHADDGIVLRLPDADLMGLDLLDGDDGFGPSAGPPGSGAEYDPEQSPVGAADVAFDQGEVDQLVTDQVGGSALFASRFRECAARALLLPRRSPGKRTPLWQQRQRAAQLLQVASEFGSFPIVLEAVRECLQDVFDVPGLTELMGDIEARRVRLVEVTTPEPSPFARSLLFGYVAQFLYEGDSPLAERRAAALSLDSRLLAELLGQAELRELLDAEVLAELERELQWRTDDRRVKDVEGVADVLRLLGPLTDTELAERGADPAWPRELAATRRALSVRIAGADHWAAVEDAGRLRDALGTALPVGVPESFTEPVKDPLGDLLSRYARTHGPFTSEQAAARFGLGTAVTDGALQRLAAAGRVVQGEFHPAGIGQEWCDAQVLRRLRRRSLAALREELEPVPPAALAAFLPQWQHVGAPRPAPAGGVPAASGGASHSLRGIDGLVRAIEQLQGAPVPASALEKLVLPSRVGGYTPALLDELTATGEVLWAGAGALPGKDGWLSLHLADSAPLLLPPPLPLELTALHESLLTALAPGYGLFFRQLADQVRATTHPDATDPQLADALWDLAWSGRLTNDTLAPLRALLGSGRTAGSTAHRARRAVPRGRYGSLTAAVGRGARPTASRSGPPTVGGRWSLLPTTEPDPTHRAHALARALLDRHGVVTRGAVAAEGVEGGFSAAYRVLAAFEESGQARRGYVVEGLGAAQFAMDGAVDRLRAVSTQRERTADDALPERAPTGPAQSRRGGPPRALVLAAADPANAYGAALAWPEPPEGSTHKPGRKAGSLVVLVDGELTLYMERGGKTLLIWPLGPAPDRAATDPRLQLAVEALTDAARAGALGTITTERINGTAALSSPFAVTLETAGFHPTPRGLRLRG, encoded by the coding sequence ATGGCCCAGGCAGCGCTCGACTCGTTCTCTCCCGCGACCCGCGGCTGGTTCGCCGGGGCGTTCAGCGCGCCCACGGCCGCGCAGGAGGGGGCCTGGCGGGCGATCGGCGCGGGCTCCGATGTCCTCGTGGTGGCGCCGACGGGCTCGGGCAAGACGCTGGCCGCCTTCCTCGCGTCGCTGGACGCGCTGGCGAGCGCCCCGCCGCCCGCCGAGCCGAAGAAGCGCTGCCGGGTGTTGTACGTCTCCCCGCTGAAGGCGCTGGCCGTCGACGTCGAGCGCAATCTGCGCAGTCCGCTGACCGGCATCCGCCAGGAGTCGGTCCGCCTCGGGCTGCCGGAGCCGGACATCACGGTCGGCATCCGCTCCGGGGACACCCCGCCCGCCGAGCGCCGGTCGATCGCCAACCGCCCGCCGGACATCCTCATCACGACTCCCGAGTCCCTGTTCCTGATGCTGACGTCCTCGGCCCGGGAGGCGCTGGCGGGCGTCGAAACGGTGATCCTGGACGAGGTCCATGCCGTGGCCGGCACGAAGCGCGGGGCGCATCTGGCGCTGTCCCTGGAGCGGCTGGACGAGCTCCTCGCCCGTCCGGCGCGCCGGATCGGGCTGTCGGCGACGGTCCGCCCGGTGGAGGAGGTGGCCCGCTATCTGTCGCCGCGGCGCCGGGTGGAGATCGTCCAGCCGCCGTCCGGGAAGCGTTTCGACCTCTCGGTGGTCGTCCCGGTGGAGGACATGGGCGAGCTGGGCGGCTCGCCCGTCCAGGAGGGCGACACCGGTGAGAAGCCGTCCATCTGGCCGCAGGTCGAGGAGAAGATCGCCGATCTCGTCCAGGCCCATCGCTCCACGATCGTCTTCGCCAACTCCCGCCGTCTGGCGGAGCGGCTGTGCAACCGCCTCAACGAGATCGCCTACGAGCGGTCCACGGGCGAGCCCCTGCCCGAACACCACTCCCCCGCGGAGCTGATGGCCGAGGCCGGTGCCGCCAAGGGCGCGCCGGCGGTGCTGGCCCGTGCGCATCACGGCTCCGTGTCCAAGGAGCAGCGCGCCCAGGTGGAGGAGGACTTGAAGGCGGGCCGGCTGCCGGCCGTGGTGGCCACCTCCAGTCTGGAGCTGGGCATCGACATGGGCGCGGTCGATCTGGTCGTCCAGGTGGAGTCGCCGCCCTCGGTCGCGTCCGGGCTGCAGCGCGTCGGGCGGGCCGGGCATCAGGTCGGCGCGGTCTCGACGGGCATCGTCTTCCCCAAGTACCGCGGCGATCTGGTGCAGGCCGCCGTGGTCACCGAGCGGATGCGCTCCGGCGCCATCGAGGCGCTGCGGGTGCCGGCCAATCCGCTGGACGTGCTCGCCCAGCAGGTCGTCGCCATGGCCGCGATGGACACCTGGGACGTCGAGGAGCTGCTGGGTCTGGTCCGGCGGGCCGCCCCGTTCGCCGCCCTTCCGGAGTCGGCGTTCACGGCCGTGCTGGACATGCTGGCCGGCCGCTACCCCTCCGACGCGTTCGCCGAGCTGCGGCCGCGCCTGGTGTGGGACCGCGTGGCGCACACCGTCACGGGCCGCCCCGGTGCCCAGCGGCTGGCCGTCACCTCGGGCGGCACGATCCCCGACCGCGGCCTGTTCGGCGTGTTCCTGGCGGGCGGCGACTCCGGCAAGGGCGGCGGGCGACGGGTGGGCGAGCTGGACGAGGAGATGGTCTACGAGTCCCGCGTCGGCGATGTCTTCACGCTCGGTACGACGTCCTGGCGCATCGAGGACATCACCCGTGACCGGGTGCTGGTCACTCCCGCCCCCGGGGTGCCGGGGCGGCTGCCGTTCTGGAAGGGCGACCAGCTGGGCCGCCCCCTGGAACTGGGCCGGGCGCTCGGCGCGTTCCTCCGCGAGGTCGGCTCGCTCCCGCCAAAGGACGCCGGGGCCCGGCTGTCCGCCGCCGGGCTGGACGACTGGGCGGTGTCCAATGTGCTGAGCTACCTCGCCGAGCAGAAGCAGGCCTGCGGCCATGTCCCCGATGACCGCACGATCGTCGTGGAACGGTTCCGCGACGAACTCGGCGACTGGCGGGTGGTCATCCACTCCCCGTTCGGCGCGCAGGTCCACGCCCCCTGGGCGCTGGCCCTAGGCGCCCGTCTCGCCGAGCGCCACGGCATGGACGCCCAGGTGATGCACGCCGACGACGGCATCGTGCTGCGGCTGCCGGACGCCGATCTGATGGGCCTCGATCTCCTCGACGGCGACGACGGTTTCGGCCCGTCCGCCGGACCGCCCGGCTCCGGGGCGGAGTACGACCCCGAGCAGTCCCCCGTGGGGGCCGCCGATGTCGCCTTCGACCAGGGCGAGGTCGATCAGCTGGTGACGGACCAGGTCGGCGGGTCCGCGCTGTTCGCCTCCCGGTTCCGGGAATGTGCCGCCCGTGCCCTGCTGCTGCCGCGGCGCAGCCCCGGCAAGCGCACCCCGCTGTGGCAGCAGCGCCAGCGGGCCGCCCAGCTCCTCCAGGTGGCGAGCGAGTTCGGCTCCTTCCCGATCGTGCTGGAAGCCGTCCGCGAGTGCCTCCAGGACGTCTTCGACGTGCCGGGCCTGACGGAGCTGATGGGGGACATCGAGGCCCGCCGGGTCCGCCTCGTGGAGGTCACCACCCCCGAGCCGTCCCCGTTCGCCCGTTCGCTGCTGTTCGGCTATGTCGCCCAGTTCCTGTACGAGGGCGACTCCCCGCTCGCCGAGCGGCGGGCCGCCGCCCTCTCCCTAGACTCCCGGCTGCTCGCCGAGCTGCTGGGCCAGGCCGAGCTGCGCGAGCTGCTGGACGCCGAGGTGCTGGCCGAGCTGGAGCGCGAGCTGCAGTGGCGTACGGACGACCGGCGCGTCAAGGACGTCGAGGGCGTCGCCGACGTCCTGCGGCTGCTGGGACCGCTGACCGACACCGAACTGGCCGAGCGCGGCGCGGACCCGGCCTGGCCCCGGGAGCTGGCCGCCACCCGCCGGGCCCTCTCCGTACGGATCGCCGGCGCCGACCACTGGGCCGCCGTCGAGGACGCCGGACGGCTCCGTGACGCGCTGGGCACGGCGCTGCCGGTCGGTGTCCCGGAGTCGTTCACCGAACCGGTCAAGGACCCGCTCGGCGATCTGCTGTCCCGCTACGCCCGCACCCACGGCCCGTTCACCTCCGAGCAGGCCGCCGCCCGCTTCGGCCTCGGCACGGCCGTCACCGACGGGGCGCTGCAGCGGCTGGCCGCGGCCGGCCGGGTGGTGCAGGGCGAGTTCCATCCCGCGGGCATCGGCCAGGAGTGGTGTGACGCCCAGGTGCTGCGCAGGCTGCGCCGCCGCTCCCTGGCCGCGCTGCGCGAGGAGCTGGAGCCGGTGCCGCCCGCCGCGCTCGCCGCCTTCCTCCCCCAGTGGCAGCACGTCGGCGCACCGCGCCCGGCACCGGCCGGCGGGGTGCCCGCGGCATCCGGCGGCGCCTCGCACAGCCTGCGCGGCATCGACGGCCTGGTCCGGGCCATCGAGCAGCTCCAGGGCGCCCCGGTGCCCGCCTCCGCCCTGGAGAAGCTGGTGCTTCCGTCCCGTGTGGGCGGCTACACCCCCGCCCTGCTGGACGAACTCACCGCCACCGGCGAGGTGTTGTGGGCCGGTGCCGGTGCGCTCCCCGGCAAGGACGGCTGGCTCTCCCTCCATCTGGCCGACTCCGCCCCGCTGCTGCTCCCGCCGCCGCTCCCGCTGGAACTGACCGCGCTGCACGAGTCGTTGCTGACCGCCCTCGCCCCCGGATACGGCCTGTTCTTCCGCCAGCTCGCCGACCAGGTGCGCGCCACCACCCACCCGGACGCCACCGATCCGCAACTGGCCGACGCGCTGTGGGACCTGGCCTGGTCGGGCCGGCTGACCAACGACACCCTCGCCCCGCTGCGCGCCCTGCTCGGCTCGGGCCGTACGGCCGGCTCGACCGCCCATCGCGCCCGCCGCGCCGTCCCCCGGGGGCGGTACGGCTCTCTGACCGCGGCGGTGGGCCGCGGCGCCCGGCCCACCGCCTCCCGCTCCGGTCCGCCCACGGTGGGCGGCCGCTGGTCGCTCCTGCCCACTACCGAGCCGGACCCCACCCACCGGGCCCATGCCCTGGCCCGTGCCCTCCTGGACCGGCACGGTGTCGTCACCCGCGGCGCGGTCGCCGCCGAGGGGGTCGAGGGCGGGTTCTCCGCCGCGTATCGGGTGCTGGCCGCCTTCGAGGAGTCCGGCCAGGCCCGGCGCGGCTATGTGGTGGAGGGGCTGGGCGCGGCCCAGTTCGCGATGGACGGCGCGGTGGACCGGCTGCGCGCGGTCAGCACCCAGCGGGAGCGCACCGCCGATGACGCGCTGCCGGAGCGCGCCCCGACGGGCCCGGCGCAGTCCCGACGCGGCGGCCCACCGCGCGCCCTCGTGCTGGCCGCCGCCGACCCCGCCAACGCCTACGGCGCCGCCCTGGCCTGGCCCGAGCCGCCCGAGGGCTCGACCCACAAACCCGGCCGCAAGGCGGGCTCGCTGGTCGTCCTCGTCGACGGCGAGCTGACGCTCTACATGGAACGCGGCGGCAAGACCCTGCTCATCTGGCCGCTCGGCCCCGCCCCGGACCGGGCCGCCACGGACCCCCGCCTCCAGCTCGCCGTCGAGGCGCTCACGGATGCCGCCCGCGCCGGCGCCCTGGGCACCATCACCACCGAACGCATCAACGGCACCGCGGCCCTCTCCTCCCCCTTCGCCGTCACCCTGGAGACCGCCGGCTTCCACCCGACCCCCCGGGGACTGCGCCTGCGCGGATGA
- a CDS encoding AzlD domain-containing protein, which translates to MNVWIAIAVTAVGCYLVKYLGLAAPAGVLERPLVKRLAALLPVALLAALTAQQTFSDGSHLMLDAKAAGVAAAAVALVMRAPFLLVVGVAVAVTAGVRALGG; encoded by the coding sequence ATGAACGTCTGGATCGCGATCGCCGTCACCGCCGTCGGCTGCTACCTGGTCAAGTACCTCGGCCTGGCGGCGCCCGCCGGCGTGCTGGAGCGCCCGCTCGTCAAGCGGCTCGCCGCGCTGCTGCCGGTGGCCCTGCTGGCCGCGCTCACCGCCCAGCAGACCTTCAGCGACGGCAGCCACCTGATGCTCGACGCCAAGGCCGCGGGGGTGGCCGCCGCGGCCGTCGCCCTCGTCATGCGGGCGCCGTTCCTCCTGGTCGTCGGCGTCGCCGTGGCGGTCACGGCAGGGGTGCGGGCCCTGGGAGGGTGA
- the recA gene encoding recombinase RecA yields the protein MAGTDREKALDAALAQIERQFGKGAVMRMGERSKEPIEVIPTGSTALDVALGVGGLPRGRVIEVYGPESSGKTTLTLHAVANAQKAGGSVAFIDAEHALDPEYAKKLGVDTDSLILSQPDNGEQALEITDMLVRSGALDLIVIDSVAALVPRAEIEGEMGDSHVGLQARLMSQALRKITSALNQSKTTAIFINQLREKIGVMFGSPETTTGGRALKFYASVRLDIRRIETLKDGTDAVGNRTRVKVVKNKVSPPFKQAEFDILYGQGISREGGLIDMGVEHGFIRKSGAWYTYEGDQLGQGKENARNFLKDNPDLANEIEKKIKEKLGIGVQPQDPAAEPGADAAVAPAEPAAAAPAAKGAKGSKAAAAKS from the coding sequence ATGGCAGGCACTGACCGCGAGAAGGCGCTGGACGCCGCGCTCGCACAGATTGAACGGCAATTCGGCAAGGGCGCCGTGATGCGCATGGGGGAGCGGTCGAAGGAGCCCATCGAGGTCATCCCCACCGGATCCACCGCCCTCGACGTCGCGCTCGGCGTCGGCGGCCTCCCCCGCGGCCGCGTCATCGAGGTCTACGGCCCGGAATCCTCCGGTAAGACGACCCTGACCCTGCACGCCGTCGCGAACGCCCAGAAGGCCGGCGGCTCCGTCGCGTTCATCGACGCCGAGCACGCGCTCGACCCGGAGTACGCCAAGAAGCTCGGTGTGGACACCGACTCCCTGATCCTGTCCCAGCCGGACAACGGTGAGCAGGCACTGGAGATCACGGACATGCTGGTCCGCTCCGGCGCGCTCGACCTCATCGTGATCGACTCCGTCGCCGCCCTGGTGCCGCGGGCCGAGATCGAGGGCGAGATGGGCGACTCCCACGTCGGCCTCCAGGCCCGGCTGATGAGCCAGGCACTGCGCAAGATCACCAGCGCGCTCAACCAGTCCAAGACCACCGCGATCTTCATCAACCAGCTCCGCGAGAAGATCGGCGTGATGTTCGGCTCGCCGGAGACCACGACCGGTGGCCGTGCGCTGAAGTTCTACGCCTCGGTGCGGCTCGACATCCGCCGCATCGAGACCCTCAAGGACGGCACGGACGCGGTCGGCAACCGCACCCGCGTCAAGGTCGTCAAGAACAAGGTCTCGCCGCCCTTCAAGCAGGCCGAGTTCGACATCCTCTACGGCCAGGGCATCAGCCGTGAGGGCGGTCTGATCGACATGGGGGTGGAGCACGGCTTCATCCGTAAGTCCGGCGCCTGGTACACGTACGAGGGCGACCAGCTCGGCCAGGGCAAGGAGAACGCCCGCAACTTCCTCAAGGACAACCCGGATCTCGCCAACGAGATCGAGAAGAAGATCAAGGAGAAGCTCGGCATCGGCGTGCAGCCGCAGGACCCGGCGGCGGAGCCGGGCGCGGACGCCGCGGTGGCGCCGGCCGAACCGGCCGCCGCGGCACCGGCGGCCAAGGGCGCCAAGGGCTCCAAGGCCGCTGCGGCCAAGAGCTAG
- the recX gene encoding recombination regulator RecX has protein sequence MTRRTEWPGSEDESHSAAGYAETRSGRRGRHGREDSGGPSSSRAESGPPRTPEEQARAICLRLLTGNPRTRKQLEDALRQRGIPEEAADEVLSRFEEVGLINDAAFADAWVESRHHGRGLARRALARELRTKGVDSALIDVAVGRLDSEQEESTARELVDRKLRATRGLDREKRLRRLAGMLARKGYPEGLALRVVRQALEEEGEDPDLLEQHGLPEV, from the coding sequence ATGACGCGGCGAACGGAATGGCCGGGCAGCGAGGACGAGAGCCACAGCGCAGCCGGCTACGCCGAGACCCGTAGCGGCCGCAGGGGCCGCCATGGCCGTGAGGACAGCGGTGGCCCCTCCTCGTCGAGGGCCGAGTCGGGGCCACCGCGTACGCCCGAGGAACAGGCGCGGGCCATCTGCCTGCGCCTGCTCACCGGGAACCCGCGTACGCGCAAGCAGCTTGAGGACGCCCTGCGCCAACGGGGCATCCCCGAGGAGGCCGCGGACGAGGTGCTGTCCCGCTTCGAGGAGGTCGGGCTGATCAACGACGCGGCCTTCGCCGACGCCTGGGTGGAGTCCCGCCACCACGGGCGCGGTCTGGCCCGCCGTGCCCTGGCCCGCGAACTCCGCACGAAGGGAGTGGACTCCGCCCTGATCGATGTGGCCGTCGGCCGTCTCGACTCCGAGCAGGAGGAGTCCACCGCCCGCGAGTTGGTCGACCGCAAACTGCGCGCCACCAGAGGGCTGGACCGCGAAAAGCGCCTGCGCCGCCTGGCCGGAATGCTGGCCCGCAAGGGGTACCCGGAGGGCCTCGCCCTCCGCGTCGTCCGACAGGCGCTGGAAGAGGAGGGCGAGGATCCGGACCTGCTGGAGCAGCACGGTCTGCCGGAGGTGTGA